From Actinosynnema mirum DSM 43827, a single genomic window includes:
- the sigE gene encoding RNA polymerase sigma factor SigE: MRTQPINAAATAPTATIDEVEWTPPTWDEVVREHADRVYRLAYRLTGNQHDAEDLTQETFIRVFRSLASYKPGTFEGWLHRITTNLFLDMARRRSRLRMEGLPEDTDRLAGDDPSPEQVYTETHLDPDLQAALDELPPEFRAAVVLCDVEGLSYEEIGATLGVKLGTVRSRIHRGRQALRVALERRRAQQREDA; encoded by the coding sequence ATGCGAACCCAGCCGATCAACGCCGCCGCAACCGCGCCCACCGCCACCATCGACGAGGTCGAGTGGACCCCGCCCACGTGGGACGAGGTCGTGCGCGAGCACGCCGACCGGGTGTACCGGCTGGCCTACCGACTGACGGGCAACCAGCACGACGCCGAGGACCTCACCCAGGAGACCTTCATCCGGGTGTTCCGCTCCCTGGCGTCCTACAAGCCGGGCACGTTCGAGGGCTGGCTGCACCGCATCACCACGAACCTGTTCCTGGACATGGCCCGCCGCCGCTCGCGGCTGCGCATGGAGGGCCTTCCCGAGGACACCGACCGGCTCGCGGGCGACGACCCCAGCCCCGAGCAGGTCTACACCGAGACCCACCTCGACCCCGACCTGCAGGCCGCGCTGGACGAGCTGCCCCCGGAGTTCCGGGCCGCCGTGGTGCTCTGCGACGTGGAAGGGCTGTCGTACGAGGAGATCGGCGCCACCCTCGGGGTGAAGCTGGGTACGGTGAGGAGCAGGATTCACCGGGGTCGCCAGGCCCTCCGGGTCGCGCTCGAGCGACGCCGGGCACAGCAGCGGGAGGACGCGTGA